In Onthophagus taurus isolate NC chromosome 6, IU_Otau_3.0, whole genome shotgun sequence, a genomic segment contains:
- the LOC111415021 gene encoding uncharacterized protein — MLKQFLIPIISTILYLNNRDVEHNEKNFIIETEECKIPDFNPFNPEILKYFQDKLYLGQCNHGRPPLVGSTSSSIYFLENSKRFYGILPEDDSVICRYTPFYRVSRKLGWNKNIKFGPSVYFINSANIGKHEFILVECFYKNEPIYRDYFEFVPLKKGLKSEMKRNDTFNVLVIGFDGLSRLNFYRQFPKTKKVLESLKSRELFGYHAKSRKTILNLLPFLTGCSDEELKKNGTDYNCVFLWDYFKKHKYVTAYGDDAGIMENKDDYNLDYFMYLPEIVKDNDQNGDVTDCLGTREAYKVFLEYIKSFVNTMSGNNLKFFGYFFKTITSRGVILKPKIFDELLASFFNDPSIKNVLNNTVIVVFSDHGARLGPHRLTHQGSLEEKLPFISFYFPDNYKNIYEYSYTNYLINRYRLTTALEIHKALLFLAQLNSDTKFNDLRENYGRSVFRKIPETRSCEDVQIPLEYCACHSSREIPKQLPIIYDIALFLVEYINKMLPFNCKQLQLDKVLSARSINLRRFQKRIGSGIFFIVMIQTLPGNAQFEAFVNLASQDNKIVYTVIGDIKRINLYQTQSRCIDNDYIKNYCYCD; from the coding sequence ATGTTAAAGCAGTTTCTAATACCCATAATATCAACAATCTTATACTTAAATAATCGTGATGTGGAAcataacgaaaaaaatttcatcattgAGACTGAAGAATGCAAAATTCCTGATTTTAATCCATTCAATCCAGAGATATTGAAGTATTTCCAAGATAAATTATATTTGGGGCAATGTAATCATGGTCGCCCCCCTTTGGTGGGATCTACTTCATCATCAATATATTTCTTAGAAAACTCCAAGAGATTTTATGGGATCCTACCTGAAGATGATTCAGTTATTTGTCGTTATACCCCGTTTTATCGAGTATCACGAAAATTAGgttggaataaaaatataaaatttggcccaagtgtttattttataaattcagCTAACATTGGAAAGCACGAATTTATTTTGGTAGAGTGTTTCTATAAAAATGAACCTATATACAGGGATTATTTCGAGTTTGTCCCACTTAAAAAAGGATTAAAATCCGAAATGAAACGAAACGATACTTTTAACGTCTTGGTGATCGGTTTTGATGGTTTATCGCGATTAAATTTTTACAGGCAATTccccaaaacaaaaaaagtgttGGAATCATTAAAAAGCCGCGAATTATTTGGTTATCACGCAAAGTCTCGAAAAACTATCTTAAATTTGCTCCCATTTTTAACGGGGTGTTCAGATGAGGAGTTAAAAAAGAACGGAACTGATTATAATTGCGTGTTTTTATgggattattttaaaaaacataaatatgtaACTGCGTATGGTGATGATGCGGGGATTATGGAGAATAAAGACGATTATAATCTCgattattttatgtatttaccCGAAATTGTAAAGGATAATGACCAAAATGGAGATGTTACAGATTGTTTGGGAACACGGGAAGcttataaagtttttttggagtatataaaaagttttgttaatacaatgagtggtaataatttgaaattttttggttatttttttaaaacgattacTTCTCGGGGGGTTATTTTGAAaccaaaaattttcgatgaacTCTTAgcaagtttttttaatgaccCTTCGATAAAAAACGTGCTTAATAATACAGTTATAGTTGTATTTAGCGATCATGGGGCAAGATTAGGACCACATCGTCTTACTCATCAAGGATCATTGGAAGAAAAATTGccgtttatttctttttatttccccgataattacaaaaatatctaCGAGTATAGCTACACAAACTACCTAATTAATAGATATAGATTGACTACTGCTTTAGAAATCCATaaagctttattatttttagctCAATTAAATAGCGatacaaaatttaatgatttaaggGAAAATTATGGGAGAAGTGTATTTAGAAAGATTCCAGAAACACGTTCTTGCGAAGATGTCCAAATTCCATTAGAATATTGTGCTTGTCATAGTTCTAGGGAAATCCCAAAACAGCTTCcaattatttatgatattgCGTTATTTTTGGTGGAATATATCAACAAGATGTTACCGTTTAATTGCAAACAATTACAATTGGATAAGGTGTTGTCAGCGAGAAGTATTAATTTGAGACGTTTCCAAAAACGAATTGGATCgggtattttttttatcgtcaTGATTCAAACTCTTCCTGGTAATGCACAATTTGAGGCATTTGTAAACCTCGCGTCTCAAGATAACAAAATCGTTTATACGGTCATTGGggatattaaaagaattaatttatatcaaaCTCAAAGTAGATGTATTGATAatgattatataaaaaattattgttattgtgattaa
- the LOC111415017 gene encoding calcium load-activated calcium channel produces the protein MWADTLLIVFISICTALLGEGLTWLMVYRTEKYQKLKTEVEKQSKKLEKRKETHGESIYKQVKKKIERQEERLKINSRDLSLVKMKSMFAIGFAFTALLSMFNNIFDGRVVARLPFVPIVWVQGLSHRNLPGEDYTECSFIFLYILCTMSIRQNIQKMLGFAPSRAASKQGNTFFGQNAGQFK, from the exons atgtggGCAGATACGCTTCttatcgtttttatttcaatttgtaCGGCTCTTCTCGGAGAGGGTTTAACTTGGTTGATGGTGTATCGTAcagaaaaatatcaaaaattaaaaactgagGTTGAAAAGCAAAGTAAGAAAT TGGAAAAGCGTAAAGAAACCCATGGGGAATCAATTTATAAACaggttaaaaagaaaattgagaGGCAAGAGGagcgattaaaaattaatagtagAGATTTATCTTTGGTTAAAATGAAATCAATGTTTGCCATTGGATTTGCATTCACTGCTTTACTTAGTATGTTTAATAATAT TTTTGATGGGAGAGTTGTGGCAAGATTACCATTTGTACCAATTGTTTGGGTGCAAGGTTTAAGTCATAGGAATCTTCCAGGCGAAGATTACACTGAATGTTCGTTTATATTCCTTTACATTTTATGTACTATGTCAATCAGgcaaaatattcaaaaaatgttgggaTTTGCGCCATCAAGAGCTGCTTCTAAACAAGGAAATACATTCTTTGGTCAAAATGCAGGACAATTTAAATGA
- the LOC111415006 gene encoding dnaJ homolog shv produces MNLSNGSAFLLLNLFLLTLSSVLAGRDFYKILGVSKSASLHEIKKAYRRLAKELHPDKNKDDENAATKFQDLGAAYEVLSDEEKRKKYDRCGEDCLQKDGMMDNGFDPFASFFGDFGFHFGGNEQQNETPRGANVVIDVMVTLEDLYSGTFIEITRNKPVMKQTKGTRKCNCRQEMITRNLGPGRFQMMQQTVCDECPNVKLVNEERILEMEVEPGMIDGQETKFVAEGEPHLDGEPGDLILKIKTQPHPIFERRGDDLYTNITISLQDALVGFTLELAHLDGHLVSITRDKVTWPGARIRKKGEGMPNYEDNNLHGTLYITFDVEFPKQEFSEEEKEQLAKLLNQHSKNKIYNGLRGF; encoded by the exons ATGAATCTTTCAAACGGATCAGCGTTTCTTCTTCTAAATCTTTTCTTATTAACGTTAAGTTCAGTATTAGCCGGACGAgacttttataaaatattggGTGTATCAAAAAGTGCTAGTTTacacgaaattaaaaaagcgTATCGTCGCTTAGCCAAAGAACTCCATCCCGATAAAAATAAAGACGATGAGAACGCTGCCACAAAGTTTCAAGATTTAGGGGCAGCTTACGAAGTTCTCTCAGACGaagaaaaacgtaaaaaatatGACAGATGTGGCGAGGATTGTCTTCAAAAAGACGGTATGATGGATAACGGATTCGATCCGTTTGCAAGCTTTTTCGGCGATTTCGGTTTTCATTTTGGTGGTAACGAACAACAAAATGAAACTCCTCGTGGTGCGAACGTGGTTATTGACGTGATGGTTACTTTAGAAGACCTTTATAGCGgtacttttattgaaattactCGAAATAAACCAGTTATGAAACAAACTAAAGGGACAAGGAAGTGTAATTGTCGCCAAGAGATGATTACAAGGAATTTGGGGCCCGGTCGGTTCCAAATGATGCAACAAACGGTTTGTGATGAATGTCCAAATGTTAAATTAGTAAATGAAGAGAGAATTTTGGAGATGGAGGTCGAACCTGGGATGATTGATGGGCAAGAAACTAAATTTGTCGCGGAAGGTGAACCCCATCTTGATGGAGAACCTGGTgatcttattttaaaaattaaaactcaaCCACATCCTATTTTTGAACGACGAGGAGATGATTTGTATACTAATATTACTATATCTTTACAG GATGCTTTAGTTGGATTTACTTTAGAATTAGCACATTTAGATGGTCACCTTGTCTCAATAACGAGGGATAAAGTAACATGGCCCGGGGCGAGGATTCGTAAGAAAGGCGAAGGAATGCCAAATTATGAAGACAACAATTTGCATGGAACTTTATACATAACGTTCGATGTTGAATTCCCCAAACAAGAATTTtctgaagaagaaaaagaacaaCTAGCTAAATTACTTAACCAACATTCAAAGAACAAGATTTATAATGGATTGAGAGGTTTTTGA
- the LOC111415016 gene encoding FAD-dependent oxidoreductase domain-containing protein 1, producing the protein MYTTKNIERLCRTILLKNSKNVHTTSIKLKFENPLSRTWRILKDDFRRIPAKFNDANQVGGLDNIFPRHVDILVVGGGAIGTSIAYWIKEKSGLKGVNLAVIEKDPTYAKSSTVLSVGGLRQQFSLPENIQMSLFGAEFIRNLKKRFGNDADVYFTPNGYLMLASEQGAQQLIDNSKLQRDLGAYNVILSRNELKARFPWMNVDDVEAGCLGLEKEGWFDPWAMLCIMKRGAMNAGAQYITGELVDFTFEKKHDITVDGVEEGTYESMDEAIIKLPNGEHKSIQFALIILAGGADSGEIAKLARIGTGQGILSIPLPVEKRKRYVYCFSCNEECPGINTPMTIDYTGAYFRRDGYGGTFIGGLSPLPNEEPTTDNLDVDHVYFDEKIWPILAHRVPAFNSVKVRSAWSGFYDYNCYDENGIIGPHPYYHNVYLATGFSGHGIQQAPAVGRAIAELILDGDFQTIGLTRFGFDRLIVDKPMLEACIV; encoded by the exons atgtatacAACAAAGAATATTGAGCGTTTATGTAgaacgattttattaaaaaattcaaagaacGTACACACTActtctataaaattaaaatttgaaaatccGCTTTCGAGGACTTGGAGGATATTAAAAGATGATTTTCGAAGGATACCTGCTAAATTTAATGATGCTAATCAGGTTGGTGGGTTAGATAATATCTTTCCTAGGCACGTTGATATTTTGGTTGTTGGTGGAGGTGCTATTGGAACTTCAATCGCTTATtggattaaagaaaaatctgGATTAAAAGGAGTCAATTTAGCTGTTATTGAGAAAGATCCAACg TATGCAAAAAGTTCAACAGTTTTATCTGTTGGAGGTCTTAGACAACAATTTTCTCTCCCTGAAAACATACAAATGTCTTTATTTGGAGCTGAATTTATTCGTAacttaaaaaaacgttttggtAATGACGCAGATGTTTATTTCACCCCAAATGGTTATTTAATGTTGGCAAGCGAGCAAGGAGCTCAACAATTAATAGATAATTCTAAATTACAAAGAGATCTTGGCGCttataatgttattttatcaagaaatgaattaaaagcaag ATTTCCATGGATGAATGTTGATGATGTCGAAGCAGGATGTTTAGGTTTAGAAAAAGAAGGTTGGTTTGACCCCTGGGCTATGCTTTGTATAATGAAAAGAGGAGCAATGAATGCAGGGGCTCAATACATAACTGGTGAATTGGTTGATTTCACTTTTGAAAAGAAACATGATATTACAGTTGATGGAGTTGAAGAAGGTACTTATGAATCGATGGATGAGGCAATAATAAAACTACCAAATGGAGAACACAAATCAATACAATTCGCTTTAATAATTCTTGCTGGTGGGGCTGATTCTGGTGAAATTGCTAAACTAGCCCGAATTGGTACAGGACAAGGAATTTTATCAATCCCACTTCCTGTAGAGAAACGAAAACGTtatgtttattgtttttcgTGTAATGAAGAATGTCCTGGAATTAATACCCCTATGACTATTGATTATACAGGGGCTTATTTTAGACGAGATGGGTATGGGGGAACTTTTATTGGAGGTTTATCACCTTTACCCAATGAAGAGCCTACCACTGATAATTTAGATGTTGATCATGtttattttgatgaaaaaatttgGCCTATTTTAGCCCATCGAGTTCCAGCTTTTAATAGTGTTAaa gtaaGAAGCGCGTGGAGTGGattttatgattataattGTTATGATGAAAATGGAATTATTGGGCCACATCCTTATTATCACAATGTGTATCTAGCCACAGGATTTAGTGGTCATG gTATTCAACAAGCCCCCGCTGTAGGAAGAGCAATAGctgaattaattttagatggTGATTTCCAAACTATAGGTTTAACAAGGTTTGGATTTGATCGATTAATAGTTGATAAACCAATGTTAGAAGCTTGTAttgtataa